In a single window of the Drosophila albomicans strain 15112-1751.03 chromosome 3, ASM965048v2, whole genome shotgun sequence genome:
- the LOC117568957 gene encoding ADP-ribosylation factor-like protein 6, whose protein sequence is MGMLNNLADLIKVKKDKMTILVLGLNNSGKSTIVNHFKKSNEQSAIMVPTVGFLVEQFYTMGVSIKAMDMSGATRYRNLWEHQFKNCQGIIYVIDSSDRMRFVVVKDELDIVLQHPDLCNRTVPILFYGNKSDLEDSLSNVKIAAALGLDNIKDKPWHICSSNAISGEGLDEGVQWLVQQIRFAVLSHRKGSKSKNNAKSNK, encoded by the exons ATGGGAATGCTTAATAATTTGGCAGATTTAATCAAAGTGAAGAAGGATAAAATGACAATATTGGTGCTGGGCCTAAATAACAGTGGCAAATCGACAATAGTGAATCACTTCAAGAAATCAAATGAACAGTCTGCAATAATGGTGCCAACAGTTGGCTTTCTGGTCGAACAATTTTACA cCATGGGCGTGAGTATTAAGGCTATGGATATGTCCGGCGCTACACGCTACAGAAATCTTTGGGAACACCAATTCAAGAACTGTCAAGGCATTATTTACGTTATTGACTCCAGTGACAGAATGCGATTCG TTGTTGTTAAAGACGAACTAGATATCGTGCTACAGCATCCAGATCTTTGCAATCGCACAGTGCCCATACTTTTCTATGGCAACAAATCAGATCTCGAGGATTCGCTGTCCAATGTCAAAATTGCTGCAG CCTTGGGACTGGATAATATCAAGGACAAACCTTGGCACATCTGCTCCAGCAACGCCATCTCTGGCGAAGGCTTGGACGAGGGAGTCCAGTGGTTGGTGCAACAAATTCGCTTCGCAGTGCTAAGCCATAGAAAGGGCAGCAAGTCAAAGAATAACGCCaagagcaataaataa
- the LOC117571231 gene encoding elongin-C isoform X1 has translation MVTNAMDEQRSDKIYGGCEGPDAMYVKLISSDGHEFIVKREHALTSGTIKAMLSGPGQFAENEANEVHFREIPSHVLQKVCMYFTYKVRYTNSSTEIPEFPIAPEIALELLMAANFLDC, from the exons ATGGTAACAAATG CAATGGATGAGCAGCGCAGTGATAAGATCTATGGCGGTTGTGAGGGCCCAGACGCCATGTACGTCAAACTCATTTCATCCGACGGCCACGAATTTATTGTAAAACGCGAACACGCTCTCACCTCTGGCACAATAAAGGCTATGCTATCTGGTCCTGGACAATTTGCCGAGAACGAGGCTAACGAAGTGCACTTTCGGGAAATTCC ATCACATGTCTTACAAAAGGTGtgcatgtattttacatataaagTTCGTTATACCAACAGTTCAACTGAAATACCAGAATTTCCGATTGCACCAGAGATTGCCTTAGAACTATTAATGGCAGCTAACTTTCTAGATTGCTAA
- the LOC117571231 gene encoding elongin-C isoform X3: MDEQRSDKIYGGCEGPDAMYVKLISSDGHEFIVKREHALTSGTIKAMLSGPGQFAENEANEVHFREIPSHVLQKVCMYFTYKVRYTNSSTEIPEFPIAPEIALELLMAANFLDC; this comes from the exons ATGGATGAGCAGCGCAGTGATAAGATCTATGGCGGTTGTGAGGGCCCAGACGCCATGTACGTCAAACTCATTTCATCCGACGGCCACGAATTTATTGTAAAACGCGAACACGCTCTCACCTCTGGCACAATAAAGGCTATGCTATCTGGTCCTGGACAATTTGCCGAGAACGAGGCTAACGAAGTGCACTTTCGGGAAATTCC ATCACATGTCTTACAAAAGGTGtgcatgtattttacatataaagTTCGTTATACCAACAGTTCAACTGAAATACCAGAATTTCCGATTGCACCAGAGATTGCCTTAGAACTATTAATGGCAGCTAACTTTCTAGATTGCTAA
- the LOC117571231 gene encoding elongin-C isoform X2, producing the protein MIAMDEQRSDKIYGGCEGPDAMYVKLISSDGHEFIVKREHALTSGTIKAMLSGPGQFAENEANEVHFREIPSHVLQKVCMYFTYKVRYTNSSTEIPEFPIAPEIALELLMAANFLDC; encoded by the exons ATGATAGCAATGGATGAGCAGCGCAGTGATAAGATCTATGGCGGTTGTGAGGGCCCAGACGCCATGTACGTCAAACTCATTTCATCCGACGGCCACGAATTTATTGTAAAACGCGAACACGCTCTCACCTCTGGCACAATAAAGGCTATGCTATCTGGTCCTGGACAATTTGCCGAGAACGAGGCTAACGAAGTGCACTTTCGGGAAATTCC ATCACATGTCTTACAAAAGGTGtgcatgtattttacatataaagTTCGTTATACCAACAGTTCAACTGAAATACCAGAATTTCCGATTGCACCAGAGATTGCCTTAGAACTATTAATGGCAGCTAACTTTCTAGATTGCTAA